Proteins from a genomic interval of Pantanalinema sp.:
- a CDS encoding Ig-like domain-containing protein: MATPRNLLPGALLCTLSLLAGCDMLGPRAPGDTQSAPLALEALALSPQSLTLSLPGEGEGQDLFAARQRLAVVLTPQDATASLAWASSHPEIASVDGTGLVTAAGTGTTEVSVRIDAERFATASVTVLDRGQANVTLH; this comes from the coding sequence ATGGCCACTCCTCGAAACCTTCTGCCCGGCGCCCTCCTCTGCACCCTGAGCCTGCTTGCGGGCTGCGACATGCTGGGCCCGAGAGCCCCGGGCGATACCCAGAGCGCCCCCCTCGCGCTCGAAGCGCTGGCGCTCAGCCCGCAGAGCTTGACCCTGAGCCTGCCGGGCGAGGGCGAGGGCCAGGACCTGTTCGCGGCGCGCCAGCGCCTCGCGGTGGTTCTCACCCCGCAGGACGCGACGGCGAGCCTCGCGTGGGCCTCAAGTCACCCGGAAATCGCCTCGGTGGACGGCACGGGCCTCGTGACGGCCGCGGGCACCGGCACCACCGAGGTGAGCGTCCGCATCGACGCGGAGCGCTTCGCCACCGCGTCGGTCACGGTGCTGGATCGCGGGCAGGCGAACGTCACCCTGCATTGA
- a CDS encoding carboxypeptidase regulatory-like domain-containing protein, with product MTRPSPARKLAILLATALGVAGCPAKQLETSLPIRGAQDGVSQTIPLIAGRLLDPQGKPVVGATVRAYSPPYRIAGTAAPSRPPALARTDADGTFVLSDPPLGSVAVEAEGAAGMKALKTGIAVAEGAQIELGTLTLRPTGTVRGRVTTADGGSMLGTDVFIPGTDYLGRTDAEGSYALTGVPEGSLAIAAMRPRYRPRVVEGLQLAPGAELIAPVLELSLDAPVLSALTPDHGGPGAIVRLSGENFGASEHRVLQVSFDDTLAVTVRRLGDTLIEAVVPPGATSGDVVVRTDGIASEGRPFRVLSSIVVEPPYAGLFAGARQAYRAVARDTTGTVVPGARLDWELGSPALAKLDADGSLTSLSPGWSEVRARSGTVTGLAAVGITPYRQVLERKIDAPPGGLWLDLAHGPDGSTYLCDWQASRILRLDGGSTAQVVAGTGTAGSSPDGTPAQSALLNHPYGIALDSEGTLYIAENEGHRLRAIPARDTTLFGIPMQTGRVYTIAGTGTKGYNGDGPDARTRQLSSPGGLLLERDGSVLFTDTKNARIRRLTLDGALETVLGGGARPVTSAGIEAASYGEPIRSSLALDASGNIAFADGYRMLVLCRSAGRFLGRDMTPGMAYPVAGYVKAGFNGDGRGLSTLLSAPTGMTFTPQGELLFCDSGGSLLRVLRADGEVRTLAGQRYPDGLGTLNRTDLLPLPAPASGRLFGASAIGFQPDGSLIVPASSPLVLYRLEPSP from the coding sequence ATGACCCGACCGAGCCCCGCGCGCAAGCTTGCGATCCTCCTGGCCACGGCGCTGGGCGTCGCGGGCTGCCCGGCAAAGCAGCTCGAGACGTCGCTTCCGATCCGCGGGGCGCAGGACGGCGTCTCCCAGACCATCCCCCTGATCGCGGGGCGCCTCCTGGACCCCCAGGGCAAGCCGGTCGTCGGGGCTACGGTGCGGGCCTACTCGCCCCCCTACCGGATCGCGGGGACCGCAGCCCCGTCCAGGCCCCCCGCGCTCGCCAGGACCGACGCCGACGGCACCTTCGTGCTGAGCGATCCGCCCCTGGGCAGCGTCGCGGTCGAAGCCGAGGGCGCGGCGGGAATGAAAGCCCTCAAAACCGGCATCGCCGTCGCCGAGGGCGCGCAGATCGAGCTGGGGACCCTCACCCTGCGCCCCACCGGCACCGTCCGCGGCCGGGTGACGACCGCCGACGGGGGCTCCATGCTCGGCACCGACGTCTTCATCCCCGGCACCGACTACCTGGGCAGGACCGACGCCGAGGGGAGCTACGCCCTCACCGGGGTGCCCGAGGGCTCCTTGGCGATCGCGGCCATGCGGCCACGCTACCGCCCCCGCGTTGTCGAGGGGCTCCAGCTGGCCCCAGGCGCCGAGCTGATCGCTCCGGTGCTTGAGCTGAGCCTCGACGCGCCCGTCCTCTCGGCGCTCACCCCCGATCACGGAGGACCGGGCGCCATCGTGCGCCTCTCGGGCGAGAACTTCGGAGCGAGCGAACACCGCGTCCTGCAGGTGAGCTTCGACGACACCCTGGCCGTCACCGTCCGGCGCCTCGGCGACACCCTCATCGAGGCGGTGGTGCCCCCGGGGGCGACCAGCGGCGACGTGGTGGTCCGCACCGACGGGATCGCGAGCGAAGGACGGCCCTTCAGGGTCCTATCGAGCATCGTCGTGGAACCGCCCTACGCGGGGCTTTTCGCCGGCGCACGCCAGGCCTACCGCGCCGTGGCGCGGGACACCACGGGGACGGTCGTTCCCGGCGCGCGCCTCGACTGGGAGCTCGGCAGCCCGGCCCTCGCCAAGCTCGACGCCGACGGCTCGCTCACCAGCCTGAGTCCGGGCTGGAGCGAGGTGCGCGCGCGCAGCGGCACGGTGACGGGCCTCGCGGCGGTTGGCATCACGCCCTACCGGCAGGTGCTCGAGCGCAAGATCGACGCGCCACCGGGCGGCCTGTGGCTCGACCTCGCCCACGGCCCGGACGGCAGCACCTACCTCTGCGACTGGCAAGCCAGCCGTATCCTTCGCCTGGACGGGGGCTCCACCGCCCAGGTCGTCGCGGGCACCGGCACGGCCGGCAGCAGCCCGGATGGCACCCCGGCCCAAAGCGCCCTCCTGAACCATCCCTACGGGATCGCGCTGGACTCCGAGGGCACCCTGTACATCGCCGAGAACGAGGGACACCGCCTGCGGGCGATCCCCGCCAGGGACACCACCCTGTTCGGAATCCCCATGCAGACGGGGCGCGTCTACACCATCGCGGGCACCGGCACCAAGGGCTACAACGGCGACGGCCCGGACGCCCGTACCCGGCAGCTCAGCTCCCCGGGTGGCCTGCTGCTGGAGCGGGATGGATCCGTGCTCTTCACCGACACCAAAAACGCCCGGATCCGCCGGCTGACGCTCGATGGCGCGCTGGAGACCGTGCTGGGCGGCGGTGCTCGCCCCGTCACGAGCGCCGGCATCGAGGCCGCGAGCTACGGCGAGCCCATCAGATCCAGCCTCGCGCTCGACGCTTCGGGCAACATCGCCTTCGCCGACGGCTACCGCATGCTGGTGCTTTGCCGATCAGCCGGCCGCTTCCTGGGGCGCGACATGACCCCCGGAATGGCCTACCCGGTCGCGGGTTACGTGAAGGCCGGGTTCAACGGCGACGGGCGAGGGCTCTCGACCCTGCTCTCCGCCCCCACCGGGATGACCTTCACCCCCCAGGGCGAGCTCCTGTTCTGCGACAGCGGCGGCAGCCTCCTGCGGGTGCTGCGCGCGGATGGCGAGGTCCGCACCCTCGCGGGCCAGCGCTACCCGGACGGGCTCGGCACGCTGAATCGCACCGACCTGCTACCCTTGCCGGCACCCGCGAGCGGGCGCCTCTTCGG